The proteins below come from a single Tissierella sp. MB52-C2 genomic window:
- a CDS encoding VWA domain-containing protein produces the protein MFDEQTLIEESKKHCEEFLQKQQRSLATFTKDSSLIYIPDEKLERFRLDSSKGILYLPLASFLDKDLDENQMMWHIYYELALYPDWRKQTRMYLNRKKHWQKEIDSMTNYILDRIKKEGLEKDSAYEPKIISNYVKKEVLDLLYSLDKYISFLRVLQLCPIYRDEENFEKIILYMKEIGKTVEGISEIPKHRAFINSFLIIELYKTEPKFEEGVENPFHRKVFNEPFFDFVRYQLMRQINNEQGIMERDPFIQSFIFPAFKELWKQEIDEMIFYKSKEGKEESIKGGENPFKQDDIDEVQESLESTYEEVERILEEMLEQQDQMVSSVENIMNNKMDLECYGISQGDQQLFQFYSNKMKKEREEMRQFWKKLIGDAKEEISVKKDHEIKGKLDIGNLISFYPDFIEAEKKGNYKNLPIFNRYLLESQTDILPERIEISFVIDNSGSMDPRKIEAARKALAVTLLSIDDFNRYLKNNSEQLNQKIEVLSETWFFGSKYYNVKEFNHKNLQEKEKSEIIRSIVRLDGTDGATDDGSCLKEISNRITPRQARELKKGSQIKIVFQVTDGASSFPGLAKEAVEELLSKNVEVYGFQIGKNNQANEKIFNFVWNEGYKEPHGVIMGEEVEKLPKELLKAVGKNMKSIFNN, from the coding sequence ATGTTTGATGAACAAACTTTAATTGAGGAATCTAAAAAACATTGCGAAGAATTTTTACAAAAACAACAACGATCACTGGCTACATTTACAAAAGATTCTAGCTTAATATATATTCCTGATGAAAAGTTAGAGAGATTTAGATTAGATTCTTCCAAAGGAATTCTGTATTTGCCTTTGGCTAGTTTTTTAGATAAAGATTTGGATGAAAATCAAATGATGTGGCATATCTATTATGAGTTAGCCTTATATCCTGATTGGAGAAAACAAACTAGAATGTATTTAAATAGAAAAAAACATTGGCAGAAAGAAATTGACAGTATGACAAATTATATTCTAGATAGAATAAAAAAAGAGGGGTTGGAAAAAGACTCTGCATATGAGCCTAAGATTATTTCAAATTATGTAAAAAAAGAAGTTCTTGATTTATTATATTCCTTAGATAAGTATATTTCTTTTTTAAGGGTTTTACAGTTATGTCCCATATACAGAGATGAGGAAAATTTTGAAAAAATCATTTTATATATGAAGGAAATAGGTAAGACTGTTGAAGGAATCTCAGAAATCCCTAAGCATAGGGCTTTTATAAACAGTTTTTTAATTATTGAATTATATAAAACTGAACCTAAATTTGAAGAAGGTGTCGAAAATCCATTTCATAGGAAGGTTTTTAATGAACCTTTTTTTGACTTTGTTCGTTATCAGTTAATGAGACAGATAAATAACGAGCAAGGAATTATGGAAAGAGACCCATTTATTCAATCTTTTATCTTTCCAGCTTTTAAAGAATTATGGAAACAGGAAATTGATGAAATGATATTTTATAAATCAAAGGAAGGTAAAGAGGAAAGTATAAAAGGAGGGGAAAACCCCTTTAAACAGGATGATATAGATGAAGTACAAGAATCTCTGGAATCTACCTATGAAGAAGTAGAAAGGATTTTAGAGGAAATGCTGGAGCAACAAGACCAAATGGTTTCCAGCGTAGAAAATATCATGAATAATAAAATGGATTTAGAATGTTATGGAATCAGCCAAGGTGATCAACAGTTATTTCAGTTTTATTCAAATAAGATGAAAAAAGAAAGAGAAGAAATGCGTCAATTTTGGAAGAAATTAATAGGAGATGCTAAGGAAGAAATAAGTGTAAAAAAAGACCATGAAATAAAGGGGAAACTGGATATAGGTAATTTGATTAGTTTTTATCCAGATTTTATCGAAGCTGAAAAAAAGGGAAACTATAAAAACCTCCCGATTTTCAATAGATACCTTCTAGAATCTCAAACAGATATATTGCCTGAAAGAATAGAGATTTCTTTTGTTATAGATAATTCAGGCTCAATGGATCCTAGGAAAATTGAAGCAGCAAGAAAAGCATTGGCAGTAACATTATTGTCAATAGATGATTTCAATAGATATTTAAAAAATAATTCAGAACAGTTGAATCAGAAAATTGAAGTTTTAAGTGAAACTTGGTTTTTTGGAAGTAAATATTATAATGTTAAAGAATTTAATCATAAAAATCTACAGGAAAAGGAAAAAAGTGAAATAATTCGTTCCATTGTAAGACTAGATGGAACAGATGGAGCAACTGATGATGGAAGTTGTCTAAAAGAAATATCCAATAGGATTACGCCTAGACAGGCAAGAGAACTTAAAAAGGGAAGTCAAATAAAGATAGTTTTTCAAGTTACAGACGGTGCATCTAGTTTTCCGGGATTAGCAAAGGAAGCTGTAGAGGAATTATTGTCTAAGAATGTGGAAGTATATGGATTTCAAATAGGGAAAAATAATCAAGCCAATGAAAAGATATTTAACTTTGTATGGAATGAAGGATATAAAGAACCACATGGAGTAATAATGGGTGAAGAAGTAGAAAAGTTGCCAAAAGAATTGCTAAAAGCTGTAGGAAAAAATATGAAGTCTATTTTTAATAATTAG
- a CDS encoding TetR/AcrR family transcriptional regulator: MRDVKEPEVRRAEIMAAAAELFVTKGYLNTTTQDIIDELKISRGLLYYHFKNKEDILFCMVEKYSEPLLCQLKTLAYSEKKTAIEKVQQFIEVTLISPESITGEKIELQNSVNLEENRYMMDRFNHKFCNIVIEYFTHIIEQGNEEGVFHVAHPKETAAFLITGYAFVSNDLKIIYHDYGYMEKYLVAYKQILERTLGTKEHIFFS; this comes from the coding sequence ATGCGAGATGTAAAAGAGCCGGAAGTTCGCAGGGCAGAGATCATGGCTGCTGCAGCTGAGCTATTCGTAACAAAAGGCTATCTAAATACTACAACCCAAGACATCATTGATGAATTGAAAATATCCCGTGGTCTGTTATATTACCACTTCAAAAATAAAGAAGATATTTTGTTCTGTATGGTCGAGAAGTATTCTGAACCTTTATTGTGTCAGTTAAAGACTTTAGCCTATTCGGAAAAGAAAACCGCAATTGAAAAAGTACAGCAGTTCATTGAAGTAACTCTAATTTCACCAGAAAGCATAACTGGTGAAAAAATAGAACTACAAAACTCCGTCAATTTGGAAGAAAACCGATACATGATGGATAGGTTCAATCACAAATTCTGCAATATTGTGATAGAATACTTTACTCATATTATTGAGCAAGGGAATGAGGAAGGTGTTTTTCATGTAGCACATCCTAAGGAAACAGCGGCTTTTTTAATTACTGGATATGCTTTTGTTTCTAATGATTTGAAAATTATATATCATGATTATGGATATATGGAAAAATATCTTGTGGCATATAAACAGATTCTAGAACGAACACTAGGGACGAAAGAACATATTTTCTTCTCATAA
- a CDS encoding ABC transporter ATP-binding protein, with protein MLKINNLTKTYDGEKKAADNLSLKIEAGDIYGFIGANGAGKTSTIKSIVGIHDFESGEITVDGHSIKLEPMKCKAMMAYIPDNPDLYEHLTGYQYINFIADLYNVSNTERKEKVQKYSDIFQMTSSLGNVISSYSHGMKQRTAIIAAMVHSPKLLILDEPFVGLDPKATYALKQIMQELVANGGAIFFSTHVLDVAEKLCNKIAIIKQGKLVASGLTETVKGNSSLEEVFMEVQGDE; from the coding sequence ATGTTAAAAATTAATAATCTTACCAAAACCTATGACGGTGAAAAGAAAGCAGCTGATAACCTAAGTCTCAAGATTGAGGCAGGAGACATTTATGGCTTTATTGGAGCTAATGGAGCTGGAAAAACATCAACCATTAAGTCAATTGTTGGAATTCATGACTTCGAAAGCGGAGAAATCACAGTAGATGGACATTCTATAAAATTGGAACCGATGAAATGCAAGGCTATGATGGCATATATACCTGATAATCCAGATTTATACGAACATTTGACGGGCTATCAATATATCAATTTTATTGCTGACCTTTATAATGTTTCTAACACAGAACGTAAAGAAAAGGTTCAGAAGTATAGTGATATTTTCCAGATGACATCCAGCTTGGGAAATGTGATTTCTTCTTATTCCCATGGTATGAAGCAAAGAACAGCGATTATTGCAGCCATGGTACACTCTCCAAAACTTTTAATTTTAGATGAGCCATTCGTTGGACTTGACCCAAAAGCTACCTATGCTCTAAAACAGATTATGCAAGAATTAGTAGCAAATGGTGGTGCAATTTTCTTTTCTACCCATGTGCTTGATGTGGCAGAAAAACTCTGTAATAAAATTGCAATTATTAAACAAGGAAAACTGGTTGCCAGTGGTTTGACTGAAACGGTGAAAGGTAATAGTTCACTGGAAGAAGTATTTATGGAGGTTCAGGGAGATGAATAG
- a CDS encoding DUF1648 domain-containing protein, which yields MKKSIVKDIFVLIVMLAAMFLIIQFLPDRVPIHFNARGEADMVINKYFLPLGTVIPYSAYWQILRGRKGKK from the coding sequence ATGAAAAAAAGTATTGTAAAAGACATATTTGTACTGATAGTTATGTTAGCTGCAATGTTTCTTATCATTCAGTTTTTACCAGATAGGGTACCTATACACTTCAATGCACGGGGCGAAGCCGATATGGTAATAAACAAGTATTTCCTACCACTTGGTACTGTCATTCCTTATTCTGCGTACTGGCAGATTCTAAGAGGTAGAAAAGGCAAGAAATAG
- a CDS encoding winged helix-turn-helix domain-containing protein translates to MNQSFSLGDLYIDYDKRIVTVVGKAVHLTPIEYRIIVLLSLNAGTVLTHEFLCRELWGPYAGKSKALRVNVANLRRKIEKNTADPQYILTEMGVGYRMLEEI, encoded by the coding sequence TTGAACCAGTCATTTAGTTTAGGTGATTTATATATTGATTATGATAAGAGAATAGTAACAGTGGTTGGAAAAGCAGTACATTTGACTCCTATTGAATATCGGATTATTGTCTTGCTCTCTCTGAACGCAGGTACTGTACTGACCCATGAATTTCTATGCCGTGAACTTTGGGGACCTTATGCGGGCAAAAGCAAGGCACTTAGGGTAAATGTTGCAAACCTTAGGAGAAAAATTGAAAAAAATACAGCAGATCCTCAATATATTTTAACAGAAATGGGAGTGGGATACAGGATGTTAGAAGAAATATAA
- a CDS encoding ABC-F family ATP-binding cassette domain-containing protein, with the protein MSLLEIKNLSHTYGDKILYKNESLVLFKGEHMGIVGQNGTGKSTLIGIMSGEIIHDKGSIAWQPNIKLGHLDQHAVVLGEYTVTEYLKTAFQNLYILEERMNKLYEKYTFTGNEKDLLQAAECQTILETQEFYLIESRIEKVMNGLGLSVIGGDRLISKLSGGQRAKVILAKLLLEEPDVLLLDEPTNFLDKEHVLWLSEYLSAFPNAFAVVSHDYDFLEKISSCICDIDGGIIRKYTGKYSDFLKQKEHIREEHIRRYYAQQQQIKKTEEFIRKNIAGVNSKNAKGRRKQLERMERISPPSVTNSKPDFCFLESPSSAHEVLKVKNLEVGYYYSLFSPLNFTINGGQKIVITGFNGIGKSTLLKTLTGYIKKISGEFMFDNSVRVGYYEQDIIWENPSLTPIEIITKYYPSLNIKEVRRQLSRCGISNDHAIQAVSTLSGGEQAKVKLCKLMLSPCNFLILDEPTNHLDSAAKEALQNSLKNFGGTVLIVCHEEAFYRSWVNRVINIELI; encoded by the coding sequence ATGAGCTTATTAGAAATTAAAAATTTGTCTCATACTTATGGAGACAAGATATTATATAAAAATGAATCTCTTGTATTGTTCAAAGGAGAACATATGGGTATTGTAGGACAGAATGGTACAGGAAAAAGCACCTTAATTGGAATAATGTCGGGAGAAATTATTCACGATAAGGGGAGTATTGCTTGGCAGCCAAACATAAAACTTGGACATCTTGACCAACATGCAGTTGTTCTAGGAGAATACACAGTTACAGAGTACTTGAAAACAGCATTTCAAAATTTATATATTTTAGAAGAAAGAATGAACAAGCTGTATGAGAAATATACTTTTACTGGTAATGAAAAAGATTTATTACAAGCAGCAGAGTGTCAAACTATTTTGGAAACTCAAGAATTCTATCTTATAGAGTCACGAATAGAAAAGGTAATGAATGGACTTGGACTATCTGTCATTGGTGGGGATAGACTGATTTCAAAGTTAAGTGGCGGTCAACGAGCAAAAGTAATTCTTGCGAAGCTACTGCTGGAAGAACCAGATGTGTTATTGCTTGATGAACCTACAAATTTTTTGGATAAGGAGCATGTTCTGTGGCTTTCAGAATATCTGTCTGCATTTCCTAATGCGTTTGCTGTGGTTTCCCACGACTATGATTTTCTTGAAAAGATTTCTAGTTGTATTTGTGATATTGACGGAGGAATAATCAGAAAATATACGGGAAAATATTCTGATTTTCTAAAACAAAAAGAGCACATAAGAGAGGAGCATATTCGTAGATATTATGCTCAACAGCAGCAGATTAAAAAGACTGAGGAATTTATCCGCAAGAATATTGCAGGTGTAAACAGTAAAAATGCCAAGGGAAGACGGAAACAACTTGAACGTATGGAACGAATATCTCCTCCTTCTGTTACAAATTCAAAGCCTGATTTTTGCTTCCTAGAAAGTCCTAGTTCAGCACATGAAGTGTTAAAAGTAAAAAATCTTGAGGTAGGTTATTACTATTCCTTATTCTCACCTTTAAACTTTACTATAAATGGTGGCCAAAAGATTGTGATTACAGGTTTTAATGGAATCGGAAAATCTACCTTGCTTAAAACCTTAACTGGATATATTAAAAAAATATCAGGTGAGTTTATGTTTGATAATTCTGTGAGAGTTGGATATTATGAGCAGGATATTATATGGGAAAATCCCTCACTTACACCCATTGAGATAATCACTAAATACTATCCGTCTCTAAATATCAAAGAGGTACGCCGCCAGCTCTCACGATGTGGTATAAGCAATGATCATGCAATACAGGCAGTGTCAACATTAAGTGGAGGTGAGCAGGCAAAAGTGAAGTTATGCAAGCTAATGCTATCTCCTTGTAACTTTTTAATTCTTGATGAACCGACAAATCATCTGGACTCTGCTGCTAAAGAGGCGCTTCAAAATAGCTTAAAAAATTTTGGAGGTACTGTGTTGATAGTATGTCACGAAGAAGCATTTTATCGTTCGTGGGTAAACAGGGTAATAAACATAGAACTAATATAA
- a CDS encoding GNAT family N-acetyltransferase has translation MKDNILVLEAKQSNYEELREIFFTVRQNAFHWIEPEILKLSDFDESTKDELILVASIGDKIVGFVSIWVPDKFIHNLFILQDFQGKGIGTALVNEAIKRVGLPLTLKCVKSNTKALNYYKSHNWKIEKEEMSNEVLYYLMKYSNQS, from the coding sequence ATGAAAGATAATATTCTAGTCTTGGAAGCTAAACAATCAAATTATGAAGAATTACGGGAGATATTCTTTACTGTTCGTCAAAATGCTTTTCACTGGATAGAACCAGAAATTTTGAAACTATCGGACTTTGATGAAAGTACAAAGGATGAACTAATATTAGTTGCATCAATAGGAGATAAAATTGTTGGGTTTGTATCAATTTGGGTACCAGATAAATTTATTCATAATCTATTTATATTACAGGACTTTCAAGGTAAAGGTATTGGAACGGCTCTTGTTAATGAAGCCATAAAAAGGGTAGGACTACCATTAACCTTAAAATGCGTAAAATCAAATACTAAGGCTCTTAATTATTATAAATCTCACAATTGGAAAATCGAAAAAGAAGAAATGAGCAATGAAGTGCTATATTATTTAATGAAATATAGCAATCAATCATAA
- a CDS encoding GNAT family N-acetyltransferase gives MDTSLFHSLEGKNICFKSLSTNDAEEIHSYASDEEVSRFIGWNLMNTLDETREYIETMLKRESAGTHLYASIVLKSTQAIIGTAMIFNFDQKSNHAEIGYVFHKEHWGKGYGSESVALMSDFAFRSLNLHKLHATVVDANIGSARILEKNGYELEGRLKDYYLIEDKYYDALLFGKVQTK, from the coding sequence ATGGATACAAGTTTATTTCATTCATTGGAAGGTAAAAATATCTGCTTTAAATCATTAAGTACAAATGATGCTGAGGAGATACATAGTTATGCATCAGATGAGGAGGTTTCACGTTTTATCGGCTGGAATTTAATGAATACCTTGGATGAAACTCGTGAGTATATTGAAACAATGTTAAAACGTGAGTCAGCAGGGACTCATTTATATGCCTCCATTGTTCTAAAATCAACCCAGGCAATTATAGGGACTGCCATGATTTTCAATTTTGACCAAAAATCAAACCATGCTGAAATTGGTTATGTTTTTCATAAAGAACATTGGGGCAAGGGCTATGGCTCAGAGAGCGTTGCTTTAATGAGTGATTTCGCATTTAGATCACTCAATCTTCACAAACTCCATGCCACTGTAGTGGATGCAAATATTGGTTCTGCCCGTATACTTGAAAAGAACGGGTATGAGTTAGAGGGACGATTAAAAGACTACTATCTTATAGAAGATAAATATTACGATGCATTACTTTTTGGCAAAGTTCAAACTAAATAA
- a CDS encoding class I SAM-dependent methyltransferase, with amino-acid sequence MKQNKYDDKTFFEKYSKMDRSVKGLAGAGEWKTLESMLPEFKDKRVLDLGCGFGWHCQYAIEHGARTVTGVDISEKMLTVAKEKTNKNISYICRPIEDISFNENSFDIVISSLAFHYIKSFEEIIKKVSQCLVHGGDLVFSVEHPVFTAYGTQDWYYDEKGNILHFPIDNYFFEGERNANFLGEEVVKYHKTLTTYLNVLLKEGFEITGIVEPQPSEELLHTVEGMQDELRRPIMLIVSAKRK; translated from the coding sequence ATGAAACAAAATAAGTATGATGATAAAACATTCTTTGAGAAATACAGTAAAATGGATCGTTCTGTGAAAGGACTTGCTGGTGCAGGTGAATGGAAAACTCTTGAATCAATGTTACCTGAGTTTAAGGATAAACGTGTTCTGGATTTAGGATGTGGATTTGGCTGGCATTGCCAATATGCTATAGAGCATGGTGCTAGAACTGTTACTGGGGTTGATATTTCAGAAAAAATGCTTACAGTAGCAAAAGAAAAAACAAATAAAAATATAAGTTATATCTGTAGGCCCATAGAGGATATTTCTTTTAATGAAAATTCCTTTGATATAGTAATTAGTTCACTAGCTTTTCATTATATTAAGTCATTTGAAGAAATTATAAAAAAAGTATCCCAGTGTCTTGTACATGGTGGAGATCTTGTTTTCTCCGTAGAACATCCAGTTTTTACAGCTTATGGAACTCAAGATTGGTATTATGATGAGAAGGGGAATATTCTACATTTTCCTATTGATAATTACTTTTTTGAAGGTGAAAGAAACGCTAATTTTCTTGGAGAAGAAGTAGTCAAATATCATAAAACACTTACAACCTATTTAAATGTTTTATTAAAGGAAGGTTTTGAAATAACAGGAATTGTAGAACCGCAACCGTCAGAAGAGTTACTTCATACTGTTGAAGGAATGCAAGATGAGCTTCGTAGACCAATAATGCTGATTGTTTCTGCAAAGAGAAAATAA
- a CDS encoding biosynthetic peptidoglycan transglycosylase produces MKKKIIVLIICIFLIGIFALGVFTAPTIITGYEMYKSAINDTNLEDAINQVRDDENYIELDKISDDYLELVLKSEDKRFHYHFGIDFIAIGRAMHNNLKAHSLVQGGSTITQQLAKNLYFSFDKKYERKIAEMFVAIDLEKMLTKDEILELYCNIAYFGEGCYGIKEAANYYYGVEPIELSTEQSYALVHTLKSPNNYNPNVYKPVAVHKFLSYDWAGGILSTAI; encoded by the coding sequence ATGAAAAAGAAAATAATTGTTTTAATTATATGTATTTTTCTCATCGGCATTTTTGCATTAGGTGTATTTACAGCTCCAACTATTATTACTGGATATGAAATGTATAAATCTGCTATAAATGACACAAATCTTGAAGATGCAATTAACCAAGTTAGAGATGATGAAAATTATATAGAACTTGATAAAATATCGGATGACTATTTAGAACTTGTATTAAAGTCAGAGGATAAGCGATTTCATTATCATTTTGGCATTGACTTTATTGCAATAGGAAGGGCTATGCACAATAATTTAAAAGCTCACTCCTTGGTACAGGGAGGAAGTACAATAACTCAGCAGCTGGCGAAAAATTTATATTTTTCCTTTGATAAAAAGTATGAACGTAAGATTGCAGAGATGTTTGTGGCAATTGATCTTGAAAAGATGTTAACAAAAGATGAGATACTGGAATTATACTGTAATATCGCCTATTTTGGTGAGGGATGCTATGGAATTAAAGAAGCTGCTAATTATTATTACGGGGTAGAGCCCATTGAATTATCAACTGAGCAATCATATGCTTTAGTGCATACGCTGAAAAGTCCAAACAATTATAATCCAAATGTTTATAAACCGGTAGCAGTCCATAAGTTTTTATCTTATGACTGGGCAGGTGGGATTTTGAGTACTGCTATATGA
- a CDS encoding polysaccharide deacetylase family protein: protein MYHSVGYADNNGLIMNPEEFRKQIQYIKENNYTVLTLNELYEIFNKNLPIPEKSVVITFDDGYADNYKYAYPILKEFGIKATIFVITDTIDEDNNYLNSQQIKELQNNGIDIQDHTCQHIELDKLTYEKQLETINKSKEYLEKLLNKKVNYISYPYGKYNEDTIKAVKDAGYLMGFTTKEKTAKKSNGIYAINRIYINSLDEFSVFIGKLKNTT from the coding sequence ATGTATCATTCCGTAGGTTATGCTGACAATAATGGACTAATAATGAACCCAGAAGAATTTAGAAAACAAATTCAATATATAAAAGAAAATAATTACACAGTTCTTACTTTAAATGAATTATATGAAATATTTAATAAAAACCTCCCGATACCTGAAAAATCTGTGGTTATAACCTTTGATGATGGATATGCAGACAATTATAAGTATGCATATCCAATACTTAAAGAATTTGGGATAAAGGCTACAATTTTCGTTATTACTGATACCATTGATGAAGATAATAATTACTTGAATTCACAGCAGATTAAGGAACTTCAAAACAATGGAATAGACATTCAAGATCATACATGTCAACATATAGAATTAGATAAACTCACCTATGAAAAACAGCTAGAGACTATAAATAAATCTAAGGAATATTTAGAAAAACTTCTAAACAAAAAAGTTAATTATATATCTTATCCTTATGGAAAATATAATGAAGATACTATTAAGGCTGTTAAAGATGCAGGATATTTGATGGGCTTTACGACAAAAGAAAAGACAGCTAAGAAAAGCAATGGAATTTACGCCATAAATAGAATATATATTAATTCTTTAGATGAATTTAGTGTTTTCATTGGCAAATTAAAAAACACTACCTAG
- a CDS encoding aminoacyl-histidine dipeptidase, which translates to MSNLQNIEPKKVFHWFYELNQIPRCSGNEKMVSDFLINFAKERNLEAYQDEMYNVIIKKAASEGYENSDPVIIQGHMDMVCIKGEGSNHDFTKDPIEMIIEGDTMRANNTTLGGDDGIAVAYGLAIVDSDNLKHPPLEVLITTNEETGMDGVHALTNEHLSGKILLNIDSEEEGIFLVSCAGGANKITTFELQREKRDGDGLEIKISGLKGGHSGMEIIKQRGNAIKLLGRILEECNMTSNIRLSKIEGGTKHNAIPSDASAVILVEDKEVVKKIIKDLAQDLKEEYRVEDSGLNIDVKEVKVEDVYTKELNADLIDYIMMVPDGVQYMSKDIDGLVQTSLNNAIIEEKNNSIEITASVRSASSSSLRQILNILSVIARRTNAKTEEKSAYPAWQFDKDSKIREKAVKVYEELFDKKAEVSAIHAGLECGLLKEILPDTDMISFGPNLYDVHTEKEHLSISSVQRVWEFLIKLLEDLK; encoded by the coding sequence ATGTCTAATTTACAAAATATAGAACCCAAAAAAGTATTTCATTGGTTTTATGAGTTAAATCAAATTCCAAGATGCTCTGGTAATGAAAAGATGGTTAGTGACTTTCTTATAAATTTTGCAAAAGAGAGAAACTTAGAAGCGTATCAGGATGAGATGTACAATGTCATAATAAAAAAGGCAGCATCAGAGGGATATGAGAATTCCGATCCTGTAATTATTCAGGGACATATGGATATGGTTTGTATAAAGGGAGAAGGTTCTAATCATGATTTCACAAAAGATCCTATTGAAATGATAATAGAAGGAGATACCATGAGGGCAAATAATACTACTCTAGGAGGCGATGATGGTATAGCAGTTGCTTATGGCCTTGCCATAGTAGATTCTGATAATTTAAAACATCCTCCCCTTGAAGTATTAATTACCACCAATGAGGAAACTGGTATGGATGGAGTTCATGCTTTAACTAATGAGCATCTATCTGGAAAAATTCTTTTAAACATAGATTCTGAAGAAGAAGGAATATTTTTAGTAAGCTGCGCTGGGGGCGCGAATAAAATTACAACTTTTGAACTTCAAAGAGAAAAAAGAGATGGTGATGGTTTAGAAATTAAAATTTCTGGCTTAAAGGGCGGTCACTCTGGTATGGAGATAATTAAGCAAAGAGGCAATGCCATCAAACTACTTGGTAGAATTTTAGAAGAATGTAATATGACAAGCAATATAAGGCTATCTAAAATAGAGGGTGGAACTAAGCATAATGCCATACCAAGTGATGCAAGTGCAGTTATTTTAGTAGAGGATAAAGAAGTTGTAAAAAAGATTATTAAAGATCTTGCACAGGATTTAAAAGAAGAATATCGAGTAGAAGATAGCGGATTAAATATTGATGTAAAGGAAGTAAAGGTTGAAGATGTCTATACTAAAGAATTAAATGCTGATTTAATTGACTATATTATGATGGTTCCAGATGGTGTCCAATATATGTCTAAGGATATAGATGGGTTGGTACAAACTAGTCTAAATAATGCTATTATTGAAGAAAAAAATAATAGTATAGAAATAACTGCTTCTGTACGTTCAGCATCTAGCAGTTCCTTAAGACAAATCCTAAATATTCTTTCGGTTATTGCAAGAAGGACTAATGCAAAAACAGAGGAAAAAAGTGCATATCCTGCTTGGCAATTTGATAAAGATTCTAAAATTCGTGAAAAAGCAGTCAAGGTATATGAAGAATTATTTGATAAAAAGGCAGAAGTCAGTGCTATCCATGCAGGGCTTGAATGTGGTCTTTTAAAGGAAATATTGCCAGATACTGATATGATAAGTTTTGGACCAAATTTGTACGATGTGCATACTGAAAAAGAGCATTTAAGTATTTCTTCTGTGCAGAGAGTATGGGAATTTCTTATAAAATTACTGGAAGATTTAAAATAG